Within Vannielia litorea, the genomic segment CTTGCCCTTCCGGCTCACGCGGATTTCCTCGCGGGCGATCTCCTTTTCGCCAGTCCGCAGGCGCTCCAGCAGGCCGGCAAACTCGGGCACGGCCTGACCGACGGCCACATGCGGGTCGATCTCGTCGTCGAGATCGAGGAGCGACACGGCGGAGCGGTTCATGAACTCCACGCGGCCATCCGGGTCGAGCCCGATCACGCCCGCGGTCACGGACGACAGCACCTGCTCGAACAGGCGGCGGCGCTCCTCGATGCGGGCGGAGTTGTCGAGCAGGCGGTCGCGCTGGCCTTTGAGCTGGCGGGTCATCTGGTTGAAGATGCGGCCCAGCATGGCGATCTCGTCATCGCCGTTTTCCTCGATCACGCGCACGTCGAGATCGCCCTCGCCCACCCGTTGCGCGGCCCCCGTGAGGCGCCCCACGGGCCGGCTTAGGCGCTCGGCAAACCAGAGGCCGAGCCAGACCGACGCGAGGATCAGGATGAGGGCGAAGCCGAGGTAGATGACGCCGAACTCGAAGAGCCTGCGCCCGCGCTCGCGCTCGAGCTGGTTGTAGACATCCACGGTTTCCTCGGTGTCGTCCAGCAGGCCGAGCAACTGGCCGTCGACCTCGCGGGAGACATAGAGAAACCTGTCGGGAAAGGCGTTGAGCCGCAGCAGGGCGCGGAACTCGCTGTTCTCCCAATCTTCGATGATTACCGTCTCGCCGTTGCGGGCGGCCTCCATCTGCTCTTCGGTCGGACGCTCGAAATCAAACAGATAGCTGCGCTCGCCGCGGGCCCTGAGCTCTCCCGAACCGTCGATGACGAAGGCCTCGCGCAGCCCGCGCTGAACCTGGGCCTGCCCCTGCCCCAACACCTGGCGGATCTGACCGTCGGTCACCGCGCCGCGGGCGGCCCGGGCCACGTTGAGGTAGCCTGCAAGCACGACGGCATCCTGCTCGAGATCATGGCGGTGCTCGCCCTTGTAGGCCTGCGCGGCTTCCAGGGAGGCGCCGACCACCTCGCGCACCCGGTCGGAAAACCAGCTTTCGAGCCCGAGGTTGATGGTGAGGCCGGCGAAGACGGCCACGAGGATGGTGGGAACGGCGGCGATCAGGGCAAAAACCCCGGTCAGGCGAAGATGCAGCCGGGAGCCAGCAGACTTGCGCCGCCGCGCGGCGACCAGCTTGGCCACCTGCCACAGCACCAGCGCCGCGATGATGAGCACATAGACGATGTCGGCGAGGAGAATCGCCCGGAGCGCAGGCGAGTTCGCCCCCTGCCCGAAGGGGCCGAGCGTCAGGTATGTTCCGATTGCCAGCGCAGGGCCGAGAACCACCAACGCAAGCGTCGCCGCGTTGCGCAAACGACGCAATCTGCGCAGTTTAACAAGGCGTTCCCACCCAAACGCTCGTGCGGAGGAGCCCACCGCAAGCCTCACATATCTTGTGCCCCCGAAGGGACATACCGCCATATCCCGTGATCTTGACGGGGGCCTGAGACCCCTCTGCCACGGCTCTGTTGCCCTTTTACATCAATTTGCGGCGGCGTGTCACCTGAATATCGAGATCATTTATCTTCTTGCGGAGGGTATTTCGGTTGATGCCCAGAAGATCGGCGCATTTGGCCTGGTTTCCGCCGGTGGCATCGAGCGCGATCTCGATCAGCGGCAGTTCGACCTCCTTGAGGATCCGGGTGTAGAGGCCGGGCGGCGGCAGCGCGCCGCCGTGCAGATCGAAGTAGCGGCGCAGGTGCTTGGCAACCGAGGCCGAGAGCTTCTCGCCGTCGCCGCCGCCCACCAGTGGCTCGATCTCGGGCTGCGACGATAGCACGGCCTCCACATCGGCCAGACCGATCTGCTCTTCGGTGGCCGTCACCACGAGGCGGCGGATGGTGTTTTCGAGCTGGCGGACGTTGCCGGGCCAGCTGTAGGCGCGCACCAGATCCATCGCCGCGGGAGCAATGCGGCGGGGCGCGGTGCCCTGCTCGGCCCGTGCCAGGAAGTGCTCGGCCAGCAGCGGAATGTCATCGACCCGCTCGCGCAGCGCCGGCACGTTGATGGTGACGCCGCCGAGACGGTAGAACAGATCCTGCCGGAAGCCGCCGTTCTCCATCCGCTCCATGAGGTTGCCCTGGCTGGTGCTCATGACGCGCGGGGCGGAATCGCCGAAAGCGTCGAGCATCCGCACGATCCGGCCCTGCGCCTCGTCGTCGAGATCGGCGATCTCGTCAAACAGCAGCGAGCCGCCCCGGGCGCGGGCCACCACCTGCGCGGGGCCGTCCGCGCCCTGAAGGTCGGCGGGCGACACCACCACGAAGGGCAGCGTGCGGCGATCGGAGAAGTCATGAATTGCCCGCGCGATCAAGGACTTGCCGGTGCCGCTCTCGCCGGTGATGAGCACCGGGAGATCGGTGTTCATGACCTTGGCGACGAGCCGGTAGAGCCCCTGCATC encodes:
- a CDS encoding sensor histidine kinase NtrY-like; its protein translation is MAVCPFGGTRYVRLAVGSSARAFGWERLVKLRRLRRLRNAATLALVVLGPALAIGTYLTLGPFGQGANSPALRAILLADIVYVLIIAALVLWQVAKLVAARRRKSAGSRLHLRLTGVFALIAAVPTILVAVFAGLTINLGLESWFSDRVREVVGASLEAAQAYKGEHRHDLEQDAVVLAGYLNVARAARGAVTDGQIRQVLGQGQAQVQRGLREAFVIDGSGELRARGERSYLFDFERPTEEQMEAARNGETVIIEDWENSEFRALLRLNAFPDRFLYVSREVDGQLLGLLDDTEETVDVYNQLERERGRRLFEFGVIYLGFALILILASVWLGLWFAERLSRPVGRLTGAAQRVGEGDLDVRVIEENGDDEIAMLGRIFNQMTRQLKGQRDRLLDNSARIEERRRLFEQVLSSVTAGVIGLDPDGRVEFMNRSAVSLLDLDDEIDPHVAVGQAVPEFAGLLERLRTGEKEIAREEIRVSRKGKLETLLVRMARRRGEEGEVEGYVVAFDDVSELVTAQRMAAWGDVARRIAHEIKNPLTPIQLSAERIRRKFAPLVGEEAENLDQLTGVIVRQTGDLRRIVDEFSKFARMPEPDRKPVDLSAVLRDAVLLQRENQGEALKFEDETGGVMAELDETMISQALINLIKNAGEAIESLQEKGAPEGHVPEVRVRLHTEGSEAVVEVADNGIGLPEDRDRLFEPYVTTREKGTGLGLPIVKKIIEEHGGSLDLVDAEPFAEGAHRGALAVVRLPRSLEISAAAE
- a CDS encoding response regulator, with protein sequence MDGTVLVADDDRTIRTVLTQALTRAGCRVHATSSLVTLMRWVEEGKGDLVISDVVMPDGNGLETLPKISAERPGLPVIVISAQNTIMTAIQAAEAEAYDYLPKPFDLPDLMKRAARALESKRRLASQKATASDVPTPDSDLPLVGRTPQMQGLYRLVAKVMNTDLPVLITGESGTGKSLIARAIHDFSDRRTLPFVVVSPADLQGADGPAQVVARARGGSLLFDEIADLDDEAQGRIVRMLDAFGDSAPRVMSTSQGNLMERMENGGFRQDLFYRLGGVTINVPALRERVDDIPLLAEHFLARAEQGTAPRRIAPAAMDLVRAYSWPGNVRQLENTIRRLVVTATEEQIGLADVEAVLSSQPEIEPLVGGGDGEKLSASVAKHLRRYFDLHGGALPPPGLYTRILKEVELPLIEIALDATGGNQAKCADLLGINRNTLRKKINDLDIQVTRRRKLM